From one Eucalyptus grandis isolate ANBG69807.140 chromosome 9, ASM1654582v1, whole genome shotgun sequence genomic stretch:
- the LOC104419514 gene encoding GDSL esterase/lipase 1, translated as MSTPTLRIILFTVLASLFVSTCRDNQSRKDVALFILGDSINDAGTNNYINTTAGFRANFPPYGETFFRYPTGRFSDGRLVVDFIAEYANLPLIPPYLQMKDEFMGGANFASAGAGALVDTYEGFVVDLKTQLKQLEQLEKKLRKEMGSEKTKRIIKEGVYLISIGTNDYTKPLLNPALFQSISMEDYVGMVIGNITSVLKGIYEVGGRKFAMIGVGQIGCVPSMRRLTRNGSCSGEANKIAQLHNVALTSILAKLEMQLQGFEYSYFDFYTSVSERIQYPSKYGFKEAKSACCGSGPYRANSTCGGQRGVKEYSLCRHPEKYVFFDSGHSSERANRQYAQLMWNGSVSVIRPRNLKELLKHEGT; from the exons ATGTCGACTCCGACTCTCCGCATCATTCTCTTCACTGTTCTCGCAAGTCTCTTCGTCTCAACTTGCCGCGACAATCAGTCTAGGAAAGATGTTGCTCTCTTCATCTTGGGGGACTCCATTAATGACGCAGGGACCAACAACTACATAAACACCACTGCAGGCTTCAGAGCAAATTTTCCTCCTTATGGGGAGACGTTCTTCCGCTATCCCACTGGCAGATTCTCCGATGGTCGTCTTGTCGTCGATTTTATTG CTGAATATGCAAATCTACCGCTGATTCCACCATATCTCCAAATGAAAGATGAATTCATGGGAGGGGCGAATTTTGCGTCCGCTGGAGCTGGTGCTTTGGTCGACACTTATGAAGGATTT GTGGTGGATTTGAAGACGCAGCTTAAGCAGCTTGAACAACTGGAGAAGAAGCTGAGGAAAGAGATGGGGAGCGAGAAGACGAAGAGGATAATTAAGGAGGGTGTTTACTTAATTAGCATCGGAACCAATGATTACACGAAGCCTCTACTTAATCCTGCTCTGTTTCAGTCCATTTCCATGGAAGATTACGTGGGGATGGTGATTGGGAACATCACCTCTGTGCTCAAG GGAATATATGAGGTAGGAGGAAGAAAATTTGCAATGATTGGAGTGGGGCAAATTGGGTGTGTGCCAAGCATGAGACGATTGACTCGAAATGGTTCTTGCTCAGGCGAAGCCAACAAGATCGCACAGCTTCACAACGTTGCTCTTACTTCAATTCTTGCAAAACTGGAGATGCAACTCCAAGGATTCGAGTACTCCTACTTCGACTTCTACACTTCAGTGAGTGAGAGAATCCAATACCCATCGAAATACG GTTTTAAGGAAGCAAAAAGTGCGTGTTGTGGTTCGGGTCCTTATAGGGCAAATTCGACTTGTGGAGGCCAAAGAGGTGTGAAGGAATATTCATTATGCCGTCATCCTGAGAAGTACGTGTTCTTTGATTCTGGCCATTCCAGTGAGAGGGCTAACCGACAATATGCACAGTTGATGTGGAATGGGAGTGTGAGTGTAATCAGACCTCGCAACCTGAAAGAATTGTTGAAGCATGAGGGtacttga